Below is a genomic region from Mycolicibacter hiberniae.
TCGTGGTGGTCCGTCGATCGGCCCGTACAGCAGCTGCTTGAGTCCGTCGGAGTTCAGCAGAATCCCCTCGTTGCCGTATTGCGCGGGGTTTGCGTTGACGTCGGCGATCACGAGCGGTGGGCTCTTCTGGAATCCGACCTTGGGGAGGTCGGTGCACTGTGGCCCGCCCGTGGCGGCGACCTTCGGCAGGTTCTGCGGATACCGGTAGCGCTCTTGACCGAAGACCACGGTCTGCAGGAGCAGGCCGCCGGGCACCGGTGTGCCCGGCGCTTTGGCGAGCTCCACCGCACCGCCTAACCCACAGGTCAGTGCCTCGTGGTACTGATTGGTGAGGTCTGTGGTCGGGCCGAACAGGTGCATGACGTCGGTGATGGCCTGGCGGTTGGTTCCCACGACGTCATTGCCGGTGTCGGCCAGGCCGATCGCGCTGAGCAGCAGCGTGTCCAGGTTGTGCTGTTCGCTGACAATCGTCTGGCTCATCCGGGTCGTTGCCGCGGCGGCGGAGGTCAGGTCAGGTGCCGCGTCGGCATAGGCATCGGCCACGGCGGGTGCGACTGTGAGCTCGCGCTCCAACGCCGGCAGGCTCGAATCGGTTCGCGCCAGGAACTCATCGAGGTCGCTCATCATCTGACCGATCCGATCGCCACGGCCGTCCAATGCGGTGGCCAGCGCACCCAGGGTCTCGTTGAGTTTGGTGGGTTCGATCTTCTGCAGCACCGAGGACAGGCGCTCGAACACCGAGTTGATCTCGACCGTGACATGTTCGGCATCCAGCACCTGTCCCGTCCGCAGAGAGTCAGCCGAGGGTTCTTCCGGCGGAAGCAAATCGACGAACTTCGCACCGAACACGGTGGACGAGGCGATGCCGACGCGCACGTTTGCGGGGATGACGTCCAGGTAGGAGGGGTTCATGGCGAGGTGCAACGCGGCGCGCCCATCGGGTAGCGATTCTATTGACTTCACCGAGCCGACTTGGGCCCCGTGCAGTTTCACCTTTGCGCCGGTGTCCATCACCAGACCGGCGCGCTGCGACAGCACCGTGACGGGAACGGTCTTGGTGAAGCTGCCGCGGAAGAATCCCAGGGCTACCGCGACGGTGGCCACGGCCACCGCCACGGTGGTCAATCCCAACAGCATTCGCCGTGCCTTCGAAGTCGTCGCCATCAGTGCTGTGCCGCCCCTAGCCCGACAGGTTGAAGTTGCCGTTGGATCCGTAGACCGCCAGCGACACCAGCAGTGTCACCGAGATCACGACGACCAGTGAGGTCCGCACCGCTGCGCCCACGGCCACCCCTACTCCCGAGGGTCCCCCCGCGGCGAAGTAGCCGAAATAGGTGTGGACCAGCAGTACCGCGATCGCCATCAGGATCGCCTGCAGAAACGACCACAACAGGTCCTGCGGATTGAGGAACGTGGCGAAGTAGTGGTTGTACAGGCCTGCCGACTGTCCGAACATCACCACGGTGGTCAGCTTGCTGGCGGTGAACGACAGAATCACGGCGATCGAGTACAGCGGTGCGATCGCGACCATTCCGGCCGCAATGCGGGTGCTCACCAGATATTCGACGGCGCGGATGCCCATGGTCTCCAGTGCATCGATCTCCTCGTTGATCCGCATGGCACCCAACTGCGCCGTTACCCCGGCACCGAACGTCGCCGCCAGGCCGATTCCGGCAACCACCGGCGCCGATATCCGAACGTTGATGAATGCGGCCAGAAATCCGGTCAGGGCTTCGATGCCGATGTCGCCGAGCGAGCTGTAGCCCTGAACCGCCAACGTTCCGCCCGCGGCCAGCGTGAGAAACCCGACGATGACGACGGTCCCGCCGATCATCGCCAAAGTACCCGCCCCCATGCTGATCTCGGCAATGAGGCGGATCACTTCATGACGGTAGGTCGATGCCGCGCGTGGCACACCGGCCAGTGCGCGCCCGTAGAATGCGGTGTGATCACCTATCCGGCCGATGACCTCGATCGGTCTGTTCAGCTCCCGCGTCAACTGCGGGTGAAGTACGCGTATGGCGGCCATCGTGATAACCCGGCTAGTCCGACGTCATCTGGATGCCGATGGCGGTCACCACCACGTTCACCACGAACAGTGCCATGAAGGCATACACCACTGTCTCGTTGACGGCGTTCCCCACCGCCTTGGCCCCTCCTCCGCTGATGGTCAGCCCCCGATAGCAGGCCACCACGCCGGCGATCAGGCCGAACAGTGCCGCCTTCACACACGAGATGAGCACTTCCGGAACCCCGGTGAGCAGGGTGATCCCGGCAGCGAACGCCCCGGGGTTGACACCCTGAATGAAGACCGAGAAGGTGTAGCCGCCGAGGATCCCGATGATCACCACCAGGCTGTTGAGCAGCAGTGCGACGATGCCCGCGGCCAGCATCCTGGGCGCCACCAGGCGCTGAACCGGGTTGA
It encodes:
- a CDS encoding MlaE family ABC transporter permease, with translation MAAIRVLHPQLTRELNRPIEVIGRIGDHTAFYGRALAGVPRAASTYRHEVIRLIAEISMGAGTLAMIGGTVVIVGFLTLAAGGTLAVQGYSSLGDIGIEALTGFLAAFINVRISAPVVAGIGLAATFGAGVTAQLGAMRINEEIDALETMGIRAVEYLVSTRIAAGMVAIAPLYSIAVILSFTASKLTTVVMFGQSAGLYNHYFATFLNPQDLLWSFLQAILMAIAVLLVHTYFGYFAAGGPSGVGVAVGAAVRTSLVVVISVTLLVSLAVYGSNGNFNLSG
- a CDS encoding MCE family protein, whose product is MATTSKARRMLLGLTTVAVAVATVAVALGFFRGSFTKTVPVTVLSQRAGLVMDTGAKVKLHGAQVGSVKSIESLPDGRAALHLAMNPSYLDVIPANVRVGIASSTVFGAKFVDLLPPEEPSADSLRTGQVLDAEHVTVEINSVFERLSSVLQKIEPTKLNETLGALATALDGRGDRIGQMMSDLDEFLARTDSSLPALERELTVAPAVADAYADAAPDLTSAAAATTRMSQTIVSEQHNLDTLLLSAIGLADTGNDVVGTNRQAITDVMHLFGPTTDLTNQYHEALTCGLGGAVELAKAPGTPVPGGLLLQTVVFGQERYRYPQNLPKVAATGGPQCTDLPKVGFQKSPPLVIADVNANPAQYGNEGILLNSDGLKQLLYGPIDGPPRNGAQIGQPG